Proteins encoded within one genomic window of Formosa agariphila KMM 3901:
- a CDS encoding peptidylprolyl isomerase translates to MAVLNKIRQRSLFLILIIALALFSFVLSGLFQNGDALANKSQSVVATINGKEISREDFLRKVEFAQRQMGQGVTNTQAMNTVWNQEVRQAVMESQYNALGFTVERDQMRNLLKTNLAGSPEFQNEAGLFDENKLNEYIASLKATSAEAYQQWIDYEQSIAASGMQQDYINMVKAGVTGTLAEGKVEHDLENNKVDIRYVQIPFSSIADSTVSVSKSDISSYINNHKKEFQVEASRDINYVEFREIASLDDEKEISTSLSGMLNNAVVYNDLTKTNDTVLGFAEVKDVETYVNANSDVKYDNRFLFKSALSKTLADNLFNEGVGSVYGPYKENGFFKLSKLVEERFLPDSAKARHILIPFVGSRAATAETTQTQIEAKKTADSVMAIIKANPSKFADVLELSADKVSNENDGVLDWFTYNAMVPEFRDYSFENKKGDVGVVKTDFGYHVIEILDQTSKEKAVKIATISREIEPSDATVDKVFRDASKFEIAVADKDFQAVSKENNYTVRPVKGIEVLQENIPGLSNQRQIVRWTFNEETKVGDVKRFNIPGGYAIVQLAAKNEAGLMSTDNASAVVVPKIRKEKKAALIKDRVKATTLDALASEENQTIKTASSINMKNPTISGAGREPIIVGAAFGLKEGETSKLIVGANGVYMVEVTKVSPAVELENYQAFANRVGQQKANAVNTKLFEALKDASEIEDNRAESVQ, encoded by the coding sequence ATGGCAGTTTTAAATAAAATTAGACAACGTTCACTTTTCTTAATCCTAATTATTGCATTGGCATTATTCTCTTTTGTGCTTTCTGGTTTATTCCAGAATGGCGATGCATTAGCGAATAAATCGCAAAGTGTTGTAGCAACAATAAACGGTAAAGAAATTTCTAGAGAAGATTTTTTACGTAAAGTAGAGTTCGCACAAAGACAAATGGGGCAAGGTGTTACAAACACTCAAGCAATGAATACGGTTTGGAATCAGGAAGTGAGACAAGCTGTAATGGAATCTCAATACAACGCTTTAGGTTTTACTGTAGAGCGCGACCAAATGAGAAACTTGTTAAAAACAAACTTAGCAGGTAGCCCAGAGTTCCAAAATGAAGCTGGATTATTTGACGAAAATAAACTTAACGAATATATTGCTAGTTTAAAAGCTACATCTGCTGAAGCTTACCAACAGTGGATTGACTACGAGCAGTCTATTGCAGCTTCAGGTATGCAACAAGACTATATTAATATGGTTAAAGCAGGAGTTACTGGTACGTTAGCAGAAGGTAAAGTAGAGCATGATCTAGAAAACAATAAAGTTGATATTAGATATGTTCAAATTCCTTTTTCTTCTATAGCAGATAGTACGGTATCGGTTTCTAAATCTGATATATCAAGCTACATTAATAATCATAAAAAAGAATTTCAAGTTGAAGCTTCTAGAGATATTAATTATGTAGAGTTTAGAGAAATTGCATCTTTAGACGATGAAAAAGAAATTTCTACGTCATTATCAGGAATGTTAAACAACGCTGTTGTATATAACGACTTAACAAAAACAAACGATACTGTTTTAGGTTTTGCTGAAGTAAAAGATGTTGAAACTTACGTAAACGCAAATTCAGATGTAAAATACGATAATCGTTTTTTATTCAAATCGGCTTTATCTAAAACGTTAGCAGATAATTTATTTAACGAAGGTGTAGGTAGCGTTTACGGACCTTATAAAGAAAACGGATTCTTTAAATTATCTAAATTAGTTGAAGAAAGATTTTTACCAGATTCAGCTAAAGCTAGACACATTTTAATACCATTTGTAGGGTCTCGTGCAGCAACAGCAGAAACGACTCAAACACAAATTGAAGCTAAGAAAACGGCAGATAGTGTAATGGCTATTATTAAAGCTAACCCTTCTAAATTTGCAGATGTATTAGAATTATCTGCAGATAAAGTAAGTAATGAAAATGATGGTGTTTTAGACTGGTTTACATATAATGCTATGGTACCAGAATTTAGAGACTATTCTTTCGAGAATAAGAAAGGTGATGTTGGCGTTGTTAAAACTGATTTCGGTTACCACGTGATTGAAATTTTAGATCAAACGTCTAAAGAAAAAGCAGTGAAAATTGCTACAATTTCAAGAGAAATAGAACCATCAGACGCTACAGTTGATAAAGTCTTTAGAGATGCATCTAAATTTGAAATCGCAGTTGCCGATAAAGATTTCCAAGCTGTATCTAAAGAGAATAACTACACTGTACGTCCAGTAAAAGGGATAGAAGTTCTTCAAGAAAATATTCCTGGATTAAGTAATCAACGTCAAATAGTACGTTGGACATTTAACGAAGAAACTAAAGTAGGCGATGTTAAGCGTTTCAATATTCCTGGTGGATATGCAATCGTTCAGCTTGCAGCTAAAAATGAAGCAGGTTTAATGTCTACAGATAATGCTTCTGCAGTTGTTGTTCCTAAAATTCGTAAGGAGAAAAAAGCAGCTTTAATTAAAGACCGTGTAAAAGCAACAACTTTAGATGCTTTAGCTTCAGAAGAAAATCAAACTATTAAAACAGCTTCTTCTATAAACATGAAAAACCCAACTATTTCTGGTGCAGGTAGAGAACCAATTATTGTTGGTGCAGCTTTCGGTTTAAAAGAAGGAGAAACATCTAAATTAATAGTTGGAGCTAACGGAGTGTATATGGTGGAAGTGACTAAAGTGTCTCCAGCAGTAGAGTTAGAGAACTACCAAGCTTTTGCTAACCGTGTAGGGCAGCAAAAAGCAAATGCAGTTAATACTAAATTATTTGAAGCTTTAAAAGATGCTTCAGAAATTGAAGATAATAGAGCAGAGTCTGTGCAATAA
- a CDS encoding tetratricopeptide repeat protein, whose protein sequence is MKMKVTLVVAMLCLGLTQGFAQSQEECTTKLSIFHEYVKAKNYDAAYTPWMEVRNACPKFNKAIIIDGEKILDYKIENSTGAEKKAYIEDLMKLWDEEFTNFPGRTTQGEVLVNQAQLMYDNKADLGLSDLEVYNAFDKAYTTDAANFKSPKGLYTYFSLMVDLYDAKQKTAQDLFNKYDDVVDRVDTEVGIFSEDLNKLIAKEEAGTALKSKEISYKKRYESYLKAYDQIGGSIDGKLGERANCENLIPLYEKDFEANKTDAVWLQRAAGKMSEKECTSDPLFFKLVNAYHDLKPSANSAYYLGILKDKENKSSEALKYYEQALSLETDSYKKAKLYSKIGDKLKRSGAYSKARNYYRQALTLNPSNGRPHLQIASMYAASANDCGDSTFNKRAVFWLAADEASKAGRVDPTLKSHASQSATSYRASAPQKADIFSEGNGGQTIKIGCWIGASVTVPNL, encoded by the coding sequence ATGAAAATGAAGGTTACTTTAGTAGTAGCAATGCTATGTTTGGGCTTAACACAAGGTTTTGCTCAAAGTCAAGAAGAATGTACAACCAAGTTATCTATTTTTCACGAGTATGTGAAAGCTAAGAATTACGATGCTGCTTACACACCGTGGATGGAAGTAAGAAATGCTTGTCCTAAATTTAATAAAGCTATAATTATTGATGGAGAAAAGATTTTAGATTACAAAATTGAAAATTCTACAGGAGCAGAAAAGAAAGCGTATATCGAGGATCTTATGAAACTTTGGGATGAAGAATTCACTAACTTCCCAGGGAGAACAACTCAAGGAGAGGTTTTAGTAAATCAAGCACAATTAATGTACGATAATAAAGCAGACTTAGGGTTGTCTGATTTAGAAGTGTATAACGCATTCGATAAAGCATATACTACAGATGCTGCAAATTTTAAAAGCCCAAAGGGGTTATATACTTACTTCTCTTTAATGGTAGATTTATATGACGCCAAGCAAAAAACTGCTCAAGATTTATTTAATAAATATGATGATGTTGTAGATCGTGTAGATACAGAAGTTGGAATTTTTTCTGAAGACTTAAATAAATTAATTGCAAAAGAAGAAGCAGGTACAGCTTTAAAAAGTAAAGAAATAAGTTATAAGAAGCGTTACGAAAGTTATTTAAAGGCATACGATCAAATTGGTGGTAGTATTGATGGAAAATTAGGTGAGCGTGCAAACTGTGAGAACTTAATCCCATTATACGAAAAAGACTTCGAAGCAAATAAAACAGATGCTGTTTGGTTACAAAGAGCTGCTGGTAAAATGTCTGAGAAAGAATGTACAAGTGATCCATTATTCTTTAAATTAGTTAATGCATATCACGATTTAAAACCTTCTGCTAACTCTGCATACTACTTAGGGATTTTAAAAGACAAAGAAAACAAGAGTAGTGAAGCGCTTAAATATTATGAGCAAGCTTTAAGTTTAGAAACAGATTCTTATAAGAAAGCTAAATTATACAGTAAAATTGGTGATAAATTAAAGCGAAGTGGTGCGTATTCTAAAGCTAGAAACTACTACCGTCAAGCTCTTACTTTAAACCCTTCTAACGGTCGTCCTCACTTACAAATTGCATCAATGTATGCTGCAAGTGCTAACGATTGTGGAGATTCTACATTTAACAAACGTGCTGTATTCTGGTTAGCTGCAGACGAAGCTTCTAAAGCAGGTCGTGTAGACCCAACCTTAAAATCTCATGCTTCACAATCGGCTACTAGTTATAGAGCTAGTGCTCCACAAAAAGCAGATATTTTCTCTGAAGGAAATGGAGGTCAAACTATTAAAATTGGTTGTTGGATTGGCGCTAGCGTAACAGTTCCTAATTTATAA
- the lptC gene encoding LPS export ABC transporter periplasmic protein LptC has product MVIAFAMTMFFSCAVDLKPEVAENVPVGIAENINLKYTDSGKLKANLISPKMFDYSNRAFPYSEFPDGINLYLYDKENNKSTVLADYAISYDKTGVIDLQGNVVLATSTNDTLFAKQLYYDQNKQWLSTNQPVTFRTGGDLINGNGFDSDVNFKEAEVLEINGIITLDE; this is encoded by the coding sequence ATGGTCATAGCATTTGCTATGACCATGTTTTTTTCGTGTGCTGTAGATTTAAAACCTGAAGTTGCCGAAAATGTACCTGTAGGTATAGCAGAAAATATCAATTTAAAATATACAGATTCGGGTAAATTAAAAGCAAATTTAATTAGTCCGAAAATGTTCGATTATTCTAACCGCGCGTTTCCGTATTCAGAATTTCCAGATGGAATTAATCTGTATTTATACGACAAGGAAAATAATAAAAGTACCGTTTTAGCCGACTACGCTATATCTTACGATAAAACAGGCGTAATCGATTTGCAAGGTAATGTTGTTTTAGCAACTTCTACCAACGACACATTATTTGCTAAACAATTATATTACGATCAAAATAAACAGTGGTTGTCTACCAACCAACCCGTAACCTTTAGAACAGGTGGGGATTTAATTAATGGTAATGGTTTCGATTCTGATGTAAATTTTAAAGAAGCAGAAGTTCTTGAAATTAACGGAATCATCACACTTGACGAATAA
- a CDS encoding type III pantothenate kinase, with amino-acid sequence MNLIIDVGNSFVKLAVFEADRILDKKIVTAENFLKNFENFIEKHQNIEKGIMSSVGNLTEADVFAIQNACDMMLLNHDTPVPFFNQYSTPKTLGIDRIALVSAAVSQYKNKNVLVIDAGTCITYDFVSAESKYYGGAISPGLNLRYKALNNYTAKLPLLKPEEPTSIIGDSTNAAIHSGVVFGILNEIDGSILNYQEQFGVLTIILTGGDANFLSKQLKSSIFANSNFLLEGLNTILQFNSHE; translated from the coding sequence ATGAATTTAATAATAGATGTTGGAAATTCTTTCGTGAAACTTGCTGTTTTTGAAGCGGATAGAATTTTGGATAAAAAAATAGTGACTGCTGAAAATTTTTTAAAAAATTTTGAAAATTTTATTGAAAAGCATCAAAATATAGAAAAAGGCATCATGTCTTCGGTTGGAAATTTAACAGAAGCAGATGTTTTTGCGATACAAAATGCTTGCGATATGATGTTGTTAAATCATGACACTCCAGTGCCGTTTTTTAATCAATATAGCACGCCAAAAACTTTAGGTATCGATAGAATAGCATTAGTAAGTGCTGCGGTAAGCCAGTACAAGAATAAAAATGTATTGGTTATAGATGCGGGAACATGTATTACTTACGACTTTGTTTCTGCCGAATCGAAGTATTATGGAGGAGCAATTTCGCCAGGATTAAATTTAAGATATAAGGCTTTAAACAATTATACAGCAAAATTACCGTTGTTAAAACCGGAAGAACCTACAAGTATAATTGGAGACTCTACAAATGCCGCGATACACTCTGGAGTTGTTTTTGGAATATTAAATGAAATCGATGGAAGTATTTTAAATTACCAAGAACAATTTGGAGTTTTAACAATAATTTTAACAGGAGGGGATGCTAATTTCTTGTCTAAGCAATTAAAAAGTAGCATATTTGCGAACTCGAATTTTCTTTTAGAAGGATTGAACACAATTTTACAATTTAATTCACACGAATGA
- a CDS encoding hemolysin family protein, translating into MNSEIIIIVVSLILSAFFSGMEIAYVSSNKIHIEIEKKQKGFLAKVLTKLTAKPSKFIATMLIGNNIALVIYGFFMGDVLVNWFQSMLPSSSAFVNYMLNDLSLLTQTVISTLVILITAEFLPKVFFQIYANTLIKFFAVPAYIFYGLFSWVSDFVLWVSNFVLRRFFKTEGDQVQLAFSKVELGNYISEQMQSVEEHDEVDSEIQIFQNALEFSEVKSREVMVPRTEIIAVELHETPKNLNNLFTETGCSKIIVYKDTIDDILGYVHSFELFKKPKTIKSILLPVELVPETMLIKDVLSVLIKKRKSIAVVLDEYGGTSGIMTVEDIVEELFGEIEDEHDTIDLIEEKVDDENYMFSARLEINYLNENYKLNLPESENYGTLGGFIVNHTEEIPSQNEIVVIGDFQFSILEVSNTKIDLVALSIVKAD; encoded by the coding sequence ATGAATTCAGAAATCATCATTATCGTAGTATCTCTAATTCTATCTGCGTTTTTTTCAGGTATGGAGATTGCATATGTATCGTCTAATAAGATTCATATTGAAATTGAAAAAAAACAAAAAGGATTTTTAGCAAAAGTATTAACTAAATTAACAGCAAAACCTTCTAAGTTTATAGCAACTATGCTTATTGGTAACAATATAGCTTTGGTTATTTACGGGTTTTTTATGGGGGATGTGTTGGTAAACTGGTTTCAATCTATGTTACCTTCTAGTTCTGCTTTTGTAAATTATATGCTTAACGATTTAAGTTTATTAACGCAAACTGTAATTTCTACGCTTGTAATTCTAATTACAGCAGAATTCTTACCTAAAGTTTTTTTTCAAATTTATGCCAATACTTTAATTAAGTTTTTCGCTGTACCTGCCTATATCTTTTATGGATTATTCTCTTGGGTGTCCGATTTTGTATTATGGGTTTCTAATTTTGTGTTGCGACGTTTCTTTAAAACCGAAGGCGATCAAGTGCAATTGGCATTTTCTAAAGTTGAATTAGGAAATTATATTTCCGAACAAATGCAATCTGTAGAAGAACACGACGAAGTCGATTCCGAAATACAAATTTTTCAAAACGCTTTAGAATTTTCGGAAGTAAAATCTCGTGAGGTTATGGTGCCTAGAACCGAAATTATTGCAGTAGAACTTCATGAAACTCCTAAGAATCTAAATAATTTATTTACGGAAACGGGCTGTTCTAAAATAATTGTCTATAAAGATACTATCGACGATATTTTGGGTTATGTGCATTCGTTCGAGCTGTTTAAAAAACCAAAAACAATTAAGTCCATTTTACTACCCGTAGAATTGGTTCCAGAAACAATGCTTATTAAAGATGTACTAAGTGTACTTATTAAAAAGCGTAAAAGTATAGCCGTGGTTTTAGATGAATACGGTGGGACATCTGGAATTATGACGGTTGAAGATATTGTAGAAGAATTGTTTGGCGAGATTGAAGACGAACATGATACTATAGATTTAATTGAAGAAAAAGTAGACGACGAAAATTATATGTTTTCTGCAAGATTAGAAATCAATTACTTAAACGAAAACTACAAATTAAATCTTCCTGAAAGCGAAAACTACGGGACTTTAGGAGGATTTATAGTTAATCATACAGAAGAAATTCCGAGTCAGAATGAAATCGTTGTTATAGGCGATTTTCAGTTTAGCATCCTAGAAGTATCCAATACTAAAATTGACTTAGTTGCACTTAGCATTGTAAAGGCTGATTAA
- a CDS encoding membrane protein — translation MIKKLVLVFIAAFAVNSYAQEGGTASPYSYYGIGNLKFKGTVENKSMGGLSIYSDSIHVNLRNPASYASENLKMYNNEGRPVKFAIGGSHTNSTIKGQGGSDDASSSTFDYIALSLPVGRFGFGFGLLPYSSVGYKLETNYDNGNLQSQFNGEGGLNKAYISAAYLVTKGLSVGVDASYGFGNIKNTIIDYVYDADGLPLSYQTRQNNRSDLSGLGLNFGATYKTRIYDKFEWVSSVTFAPSNTIKSKNSRTFSTVVVDYSGGTESVVNTIDGEQTLIDNGELETEVELASRFSIGTGIGQERHWFVGVETTFENTSNFNERPTDTGIDDGRDPRDVEHKNPFGLSVGGFYIPKYNAFNGYWNRVVYRAGFRTEKTGLVINGQEINEFGISFGAGLPLGTIFSNANLGFEFGRRGTTDYGLIQENFFNFSIGLSLNDRWFVKRKYD, via the coding sequence ATGATTAAAAAACTTGTATTAGTTTTTATTGCTGCATTTGCAGTTAATAGTTATGCTCAAGAAGGTGGTACGGCTTCACCCTATTCATATTACGGTATTGGAAACCTTAAATTTAAAGGAACTGTAGAAAATAAAAGTATGGGAGGGCTTAGCATATACAGTGATAGTATTCATGTTAACTTGCGAAATCCTGCATCTTATGCTTCAGAAAATTTAAAAATGTATAATAATGAAGGCCGCCCAGTTAAGTTTGCTATTGGGGGTAGTCATACAAATTCTACTATAAAAGGTCAAGGTGGCTCAGACGATGCGAGCTCTTCAACCTTCGACTATATTGCCTTATCACTTCCTGTTGGAAGATTTGGTTTTGGTTTTGGTTTACTGCCTTATTCTTCGGTTGGTTATAAACTTGAAACAAATTACGATAACGGAAATTTACAAAGTCAGTTTAATGGAGAAGGAGGCTTAAATAAAGCTTATATTTCTGCAGCGTACTTAGTTACTAAAGGATTAAGTGTAGGTGTAGATGCGAGTTATGGTTTTGGTAATATTAAAAACACCATTATCGACTACGTTTACGATGCAGATGGTTTACCATTAAGTTATCAGACCAGACAAAATAATAGATCCGATTTAAGCGGATTAGGTTTAAATTTTGGTGCAACCTATAAAACACGTATTTACGATAAGTTTGAATGGGTGTCTTCTGTAACATTTGCCCCTTCTAATACCATAAAATCTAAAAATTCTAGAACATTCTCAACAGTTGTTGTAGATTATTCTGGTGGTACAGAATCTGTTGTTAATACTATAGATGGAGAACAGACATTAATAGATAACGGTGAGTTAGAAACAGAAGTTGAACTTGCTTCAAGATTTTCTATAGGTACAGGGATTGGACAAGAAAGACATTGGTTTGTTGGTGTAGAAACCACTTTCGAAAATACAAGTAATTTTAATGAAAGACCTACAGATACTGGTATTGACGATGGTAGAGACCCAAGAGATGTAGAGCATAAAAATCCTTTCGGGTTATCTGTTGGAGGATTTTATATTCCAAAATATAATGCATTTAACGGATACTGGAATCGTGTGGTATATCGTGCTGGTTTTAGAACAGAAAAAACTGGTTTAGTTATTAATGGTCAGGAGATTAACGAGTTTGGCATATCTTTTGGTGCTGGACTACCATTGGGGACAATTTTTTCAAATGCGAACTTAGGATTTGAATTTGGTAGAAGAGGAACTACAGATTATGGTTTAATTCAGGAAAACTTTTTTAACTTTAGCATCGGTTTATCTTTAAACGATAGATGGTTTGTAAAAAGAAAATATGATTAA